A genomic window from Populus alba chromosome 19, ASM523922v2, whole genome shotgun sequence includes:
- the LOC118035965 gene encoding uncharacterized protein: protein MSLEKHTMTASLLNKPFFSFFLHILFLLLHIFSFSSFFALATHTPSTISPFGNNNTEAEALLKWKASLDNQSQSLLSSWVGISPCINWIGITCDNSGSVTNLTLESFGLRGTLYDLNFSSFPNLFWLDLGDNSLSGTIPHEIGKLRNLSFLALSINKLSGPIPSSIGNLTGLSKLYLWINKLSGSIPFSIGNMTMLTVLALYQNNLTGSIPSSIGNLTSLSELYLWSNKLSGSIPQEIGLLESLNKLDLSNNTLTSRIPYSIGKLRNLSSLYLLKNQLSGSIPFSIRNMTMLIVLDLSQNNLTGIIPSFIGNLTMLTALNLYHNNLSGCVPSEIGQLKSLEILQLLDNKFHGPLPSEMNNLTHLNFLTLGINEFTGHLPLDLCHGGVLEHFIAAYNYFSGSISKSLKNCTRLYRVRLDWNQLTGNISEVFGVYPHLDYIDLSYNNFYGELSSKWGDCRNMTSLKISNNNVSGEIPPELGKATQLHLIDLSSNHLKGAIPKDLGGLKLLYELLLNNNHLSGVIPLDIKMLSNLQILNLASNNLSGLIPKQLGECSNLLLLNLSGNKFRESIPSGIGFLLSLRDLDLSCNFLTREIPRQLGQLQMLETLNVSHNMLCGRIPSTFKDMLSLTTVDISSNKLQGPIPDIKAFHNASFEALRDNMGICGNASGLKPCNLPTSSKIVKRKSNKLVLLIVLPLLGSLLLVFVVIGALSILCNRARKRNAEPENEQDRNIFTILGHDGKKLYENIVEATEEFNSNYCIGEGGYGTVYKAAMPTEQVVAVKKLHRSQTEKLSDFKAFEREVCVLANIRHRNIVKMYGFCSHAKHSFLVYEFIERGSLRKIITSEEQAIEFDWMKRLNVVKGVGGALSYLHHSCSPPIIHRDITSNNILLDLEYEAHVSDFGTARLLMPDSSNWTSFAGTFGYTAPELAYTMKVTEKCDVYSFGVVTMEVMTGRHPGDLISALLSPGSSSSSSMPPIAQHALLKDVLDQRISLPKKRSSRGRCTHDENCTCMLASQSPIPAYNGKNFFRAYNQVASTAYGILHNKFGRSLNLIVLSYFFSIINWNNKFL, encoded by the exons ATGTCTCTTGAAAAACACACCATGACGGCGTCCTTACTAAACAAAccattcttctccttctttctccaCATCCTGTTTTTGCTCCTTCACATATTCagcttttcttccttctttgcttTAGCTACACACACTCCCTccacaatttcaccatttggTAATAATAACACAGAAGCTGAGGCTCTTCTCAAGTGGAAAGCCAGTCTTGACAACCAGAGCCaatctctcctttcttcttgGGTCGGCATCAGCCCATGCATTAACTGGATTGGAATCACCTGTGACAATTCTGGAAGCGTCACCAACTTGACACTTGAAAGTTTTGGTTTGAGAGGTACGCTTTATGATTTAAACTTCTCATCCTTCCCCAATCTTTTTTGGCTTGACCTTGGTGATAATTCTCTTTCTGGAACCATTCCACatgaaattggaaaattaagaaaCTTATCTTTCCTAGCTCTTTCTATTAACAAACTCTCTGGTcccatcccttcttctattggaaaCTTGACAGGCCTATCCAAACTCTATCTTTGGAttaacaaactctctggttccATCCCTTTTTCTATTGGAAACATGACCATGCTCACTGTTTTAGcactatatcaaaataatctcacTGGTtccatcccttcttctattggaaaCTTAACAAGCCTATCCGAACTCTATCTTTGGAgtaacaaactctctggttccATTCCTCAAGAAATTGGGTTGCTAGAGTCTCTCAATAAACTTGACTTGTCAAATAATACTTTAACTAGTAGAATCCCTTATTCCattggaaaattaagaaatttatcttccctttaccttttgaaAAACCAACTCTCTGGTTCCATCCCTTTTTCTATTAGAAACATGACCATGCTTATTGTTTTAGACCTATCTCAAAATAATCTCACTGGGATCATCCCTTCTTTTATTGGAAACTTGACAATGCTCACTGCACTTAATCtatatcataataatttatCTGGATGTGTTCCTTCAGAAATAGGACAACTTAAATCGCTTGAGATCTTGCAATTACTTGACAACAAATTTCACGGCCCTTTGCCCTCAGAGATGAACAATCTCAcccatttgaattttttgactTTGGGTATCAACGAATTCACGGGTCATTTGCCACTAGATTTATGCCATGGAGGAGTATTGGAACACTTTATCGCTGCCTACAACTACTTCTCAGGTTCAATCTCGAAAAGCTTGAAAAACTGTACTCGTTTATACCGAGTAAGACTTGATTGGAATCAATTAACAGGAAATATTTCTGAGGTTTTCGGTGTCTATCCACATCTGGATTATATTGATTTGagttacaataatttttatggtgAGCTTTCTTCCAAATGGGGAGATTGTCGTAACATGACAAGcctaaaaatctcaaacaataaTGTTTCTGGTGAGATACCACCAGAGCTTGGGAAGGCTACTCAATTGCACTTGATAGATCTGTCATCAAATCACTTAAAAGGAGCCATCCCAAAAGATTTAGGGGGTTTGAAGTTGTTGTACGAGCTTCTCCTTAACAACAACCATCTTTCAGGTGTCATTCCCTTAGATATTAAGATGCTTTCCAATCTTCAAATCCTTAATTTAGCATCTAATAATCTGAGTGGATTGATTCCAAAACAACTTGGGGAATGCTCGAATTTATTGTTGCTGAACCTCAGCGGTAATAAATTTAGAGAAAGCATTCCAAGTGGGATAGGCTTTCTACTTTCTCTTCGAGATCTTGATCTTAGCTGCAATTTCCTGACTCGAGAGATACCGAGGCAACTTGGGCAACTGCAAATGTTGGAAACTCTGAATGTCTCTCACAACATGCTTTGTGGACGGATTCCGAGCACTTTCAAAGACATGTTAAGCTTAACAACTGTGGATATCTCATCCAATAAGCTACAAGGCCCCATTCCCGATATCAAAGCCTTCCACAACGCTTCATTTGAGGCATTAAGGGATAATATGGGTATATGTGGCAATGCCAGTGGTCTAAAGCCGTGCAATCTTCCAACAAGCAGCAAAATTGTTAAGAGAAAGAGCAACAAGCTTGTGCTTTTGATTGTACTCCCTCTTTTAGGAAGCTTGCTTTTAGTGTTTGTTGTGATTGGAGCTTTATCCATTCTCTGCAATAGAGCTAGGAAGAGAAACGCTGAGCCAGAAAATGAACAAGATCGAAACATATTCACGATATTGGGCCATGATGGGAAGAAGTTGTATGAGAATATCGTTGAAGCTACAGAGGAATTCAACTCCAACTACTGCATTGGCGAAGGAGGATATGGAACTGTTTATAAAGCAGCGATGCCAACAGAACAGGTGGTTGCTGTGAAGAAACTTCACCGGTCACAAACAGAAAAGTTGTCCGATTTTAAAGCTTTTGAAAGGGAAGTTTGCGTGTTGGCAAATATTCGACATCGAAATATTGTGAAAATGTATGGATTTTGCTCACATGCAAAGCATTCTTTTTTGGTTTACGAGTTCATTGAAAGAGGAAGCTTGAGAAAGATTATAACCAGTGAGGAACAAGCAATTGAGTTCGATTGGATGAAAAGGTTGAACGTTGTGAAAGGGGTGGGTGGAGCTTTATCCTATCTACACCATTCTTGCTCTCCTCCGATCATTCATCGAGACATTACCAGCAATAATATCCTTCTGGACTTGGAATATGAAGCACACGTCTCCGACTTTGGCACAGCTAGACTGTTGATGCCTGACTCATCCAATTGGACCTCATTTGCAGGTACTTTTGGATATACTGCTCCAG aGCTAGCTTACACAATGAAAGTGACTGAAAAATGCGATGTCTATAGCTTCGGAGTGGTAACAATGGAGGTGATGACAGGAAGGCACCCAGGCGATCTCATTTCAGCACTCTTATCACCAGGATCTTCGTCGTCATCATCGATGCCACCGATTGCTCAACATGCACTATTGAAGGATGTGTTAGACCAACGCATCTCGCTTCCTAAAAAAAGGAGCAGCAGAGGGCGTTGTACACATGATGAAAATTGCACTTGCATGCTTGCATCCCAATCCCCAATCCCGGCCTACAatggaaaaaatttctttcGAGCTTACAACCAAGTGGCCTCCACTGCCTATGGCATTTTGCACAATAAGTTTGGGAGATCTCTTAATCTCATAGTGCTTAGCTACTTCTTTTCAATTATCAATTGgaacaataaatttttgtaa